In Janthinobacterium sp. J1-1, a single genomic region encodes these proteins:
- the murD gene encoding UDP-N-acetylmuramoyl-L-alanine--D-glutamate ligase, which yields MMYANQTALVLGLGESGLAMALWLARCGAAVRVADTREAPERLAALRAGVPDAQFIAGPFTAGLLEGVDFVAVSPGLAPNRELAGIAPAAAENNIPVWGEIELFAQALAALKTERGYAPKVIAITGTNGKTTVTSLVGLLCERAGLATRVAGNISPAALDVLREVLDAEPAPVETDGTEPVASTLPQAWILELSSFQLHTTFSLQADAATVLNLSQDHLDWHGDMAAYAADKARIFGEHTVRVLNRDDAQVMRMKNALVESVTFGTGEPQEVDSFGLVNERGVFWLAQAVPSEEVIEKKRRKNDPAPEPVPTMAKKLMPADALKIRGQHNASNALAALALCRAIGLPFAPLLHGLREYQGEPHRVELVTAVNEVEYYDDSKGTNVGATVAAINGLGKAFGGADQRLVLIAGGDGKGQDFSPLAEPASRHVRAVLLIGRDAPALRAALEPSGVDLFDCASLPEAVQQAATLALPGDAVVLSPACASLDMFKNYAHRAQVFVDAVRDIALDNGQDL from the coding sequence ATGATGTACGCCAATCAAACCGCACTGGTACTGGGACTCGGCGAGTCCGGCCTGGCGATGGCCCTGTGGCTGGCCCGCTGCGGCGCCGCTGTGCGCGTGGCCGATACGCGCGAAGCGCCGGAGCGCCTGGCCGCCCTGCGCGCTGGCGTGCCGGACGCGCAGTTCATCGCCGGTCCTTTCACGGCCGGACTGCTGGAGGGCGTCGACTTTGTCGCCGTCAGCCCTGGCCTGGCACCGAACCGCGAACTGGCTGGAATCGCGCCGGCGGCGGCCGAAAACAATATCCCCGTGTGGGGCGAGATCGAGCTGTTCGCCCAGGCACTGGCCGCGCTCAAGACGGAACGCGGCTATGCGCCGAAAGTGATCGCGATCACGGGCACCAACGGCAAGACCACGGTCACCAGCCTGGTGGGCCTCTTGTGCGAACGGGCCGGCCTGGCCACGCGCGTGGCCGGCAATATCAGCCCGGCCGCGCTGGACGTGCTGCGCGAGGTGCTCGACGCCGAGCCGGCACCAGTCGAAACCGATGGCACCGAGCCCGTCGCCAGCACCCTGCCGCAGGCCTGGATACTCGAATTGTCCAGCTTCCAGCTGCACACCACCTTCAGCCTGCAGGCCGATGCGGCCACGGTGTTGAATCTGTCGCAGGATCACCTGGACTGGCATGGCGACATGGCAGCCTACGCCGCTGACAAGGCGCGCATCTTCGGCGAACACACGGTGCGCGTGCTCAATCGTGACGACGCGCAGGTCATGCGCATGAAGAACGCCCTGGTCGAGAGCGTGACGTTCGGCACCGGCGAACCGCAGGAGGTCGACAGCTTCGGCCTGGTCAACGAGCGCGGCGTGTTCTGGCTGGCGCAAGCCGTGCCGAGCGAAGAAGTGATCGAGAAAAAACGCAGGAAGAACGATCCTGCACCGGAACCCGTGCCGACCATGGCGAAAAAACTGATGCCGGCCGACGCCTTGAAAATCCGCGGCCAGCACAATGCCTCGAACGCGCTGGCGGCGCTGGCCCTTTGCCGCGCCATCGGCCTGCCGTTTGCGCCGCTGCTGCATGGCCTGCGCGAATACCAGGGCGAGCCGCACCGGGTGGAACTGGTCACGGCCGTCAATGAAGTCGAATACTACGACGACAGCAAGGGCACCAATGTGGGCGCCACGGTGGCTGCCATCAATGGCCTGGGCAAGGCCTTTGGCGGCGCGGATCAACGGCTGGTGCTGATCGCCGGCGGCGACGGCAAGGGCCAGGATTTCTCGCCGCTGGCCGAACCGGCCTCGCGCCATGTGCGCGCGGTGCTGCTGATCGGCCGCGATGCGCCGGCGCTGCGCGCGGCACTGGAACCGTCCGGTGTCGACTTGTTCGACTGCGCCAGCTTGCCGGAAGCCGTCCAGCAGGCAGCCACCCTGGCGCTGCCGGGCGACGCGGTAGTGCTGTCGCCGGCCTGCGCCAGCCTGGACATGTTCAAGAACTATGCGCACCGCGCGCAGGTGTTTGTCGACGCCGTGCGCGATATCGCCCTGGATAACGGACAGGATCTCTGA
- the ftsW gene encoding putative lipid II flippase FtsW: MAFQLPFGFGSGSAAKPLDGRARQSKMMDYDQPLIWVVLLLMLLGMVMVYSASISLSDARKFAAYTNNYFVVRQALFIGVSIIAGALVFRIRVATWQKMAPWLFIGTLVLLVMVLIPGLGVSVNGGRRWLNLPGLRPQPSELMKVVMVLYAADYTVRKQEYMHKLTKGFMPMALAVSFVGLLLLMEPDLGAFGVIVCIAMGILFLGGVNAIWFGGIGAMLTAIFVTIIALSKFRRERFFAYLDPWQEDNALNKAYQLTHSLIAFGRGELFGVGLGGSVEKLHYLPEAHTDFLLAVIGEELGLVGVLIVIGMFYWIIKRAFDIGRQAIAIDQTFAGLTAKGIAIWIGVQTFINMGVNLGLLPTKGLTLPLMSYGGTGVLINCIGLAILLRIDYENRILMRGGRL; encoded by the coding sequence ATGGCCTTCCAGCTGCCATTCGGTTTCGGTTCCGGCTCGGCTGCCAAGCCGCTGGACGGCCGCGCGCGGCAGTCGAAGATGATGGACTACGACCAGCCGCTGATCTGGGTGGTGCTGCTATTGATGCTGCTGGGCATGGTGATGGTGTATTCGGCCTCGATCTCGCTGTCGGACGCGCGCAAGTTCGCCGCCTACACCAACAATTATTTCGTGGTGCGCCAGGCGCTGTTCATCGGCGTGTCGATCATCGCCGGCGCGCTGGTGTTCCGCATCCGCGTCGCCACCTGGCAGAAGATGGCGCCGTGGCTGTTCATCGGCACCCTGGTGCTGCTGGTGATGGTGCTGATACCGGGCCTGGGCGTGTCGGTCAATGGCGGCCGACGCTGGCTCAATTTGCCCGGCCTGCGGCCGCAGCCGTCCGAGCTGATGAAAGTGGTGATGGTGCTGTACGCGGCCGACTACACGGTGCGCAAGCAGGAATACATGCACAAGCTGACCAAGGGCTTCATGCCGATGGCGCTGGCCGTCAGCTTTGTCGGCCTCTTGCTGCTGATGGAACCGGATCTCGGCGCCTTTGGCGTGATCGTCTGCATCGCCATGGGCATCCTGTTCCTCGGTGGCGTCAACGCCATCTGGTTCGGCGGCATCGGCGCCATGCTGACGGCGATTTTCGTCACCATCATCGCACTGTCGAAATTCCGCCGCGAGCGCTTCTTTGCCTACCTCGATCCATGGCAGGAAGACAATGCGCTGAACAAGGCCTATCAATTGACGCACTCGCTGATCGCCTTTGGGCGCGGCGAACTGTTCGGCGTGGGCCTGGGCGGCAGCGTGGAAAAACTGCATTACCTGCCCGAAGCGCATACCGACTTCCTGCTGGCCGTGATCGGCGAGGAGCTGGGCCTGGTGGGCGTGCTGATCGTGATCGGCATGTTTTACTGGATTATCAAGCGCGCCTTCGACATCGGTCGCCAGGCGATCGCCATCGACCAGACCTTCGCCGGCCTGACGGCCAAGGGCATCGCCATCTGGATCGGCGTGCAGACCTTCATCAACATGGGCGTGAACCTGGGCCTGCTGCCAACCAAGGGGCTGACTCTGCCCCTGATGAGCTATGGCGGCACGGGCGTCCTGATCAACTGTATCGGCCTGGCGATTTTGCTGCGCATCGATTATGAAAACCGGATCCTGATGCGCGGGGGCCGGCTATGA
- the murG gene encoding undecaprenyldiphospho-muramoylpentapeptide beta-N-acetylglucosaminyltransferase, whose protein sequence is MIMAAGTGGHIFPGLAIAQTMVARGWEVSWLGTTHGMEQELVPKSGIPMDAIAFSGMRGKGLGHTVKGGFKMIASLFAIRGFIARRKPDVVMGMGGYVTVPGGLVARLCGVPLVLVNADAALLLSNKTLLPLAKQVCFGFPAEFGAAAGKAVVTGNPVRAEILAMAPPAARFEHRTGPLRILVVGGSLGAKALNDNLPAALALMPEGERPLVTHQSGKKNIDALRASYAAAGVTAKVVDFIDDMAQAYAAADLVICRAGAITLSELTAAGVASVLVPLVASTTSHQRNNAQWMAQQGAAIHLPQTEMNPASLCAMLASLKRDNCQQMAQAALTAGKRDANEAIAHVLEQLA, encoded by the coding sequence ATGATCATGGCGGCCGGTACCGGCGGCCATATTTTCCCCGGCCTGGCGATAGCGCAGACCATGGTCGCGCGCGGCTGGGAAGTGAGCTGGCTGGGCACCACCCACGGCATGGAGCAGGAACTGGTGCCGAAAAGCGGCATTCCCATGGACGCCATCGCATTTTCGGGCATGCGCGGCAAGGGCCTGGGCCACACGGTCAAGGGCGGCTTCAAGATGATCGCCAGCCTGTTCGCGATCCGCGGCTTCATTGCGCGCCGCAAGCCCGACGTGGTGATGGGCATGGGCGGCTATGTGACGGTGCCGGGCGGCCTGGTGGCGCGCCTGTGCGGCGTGCCGCTGGTGCTGGTCAATGCCGATGCGGCATTACTGTTGTCGAACAAGACACTGCTTCCGCTGGCCAAGCAGGTATGCTTCGGCTTCCCTGCGGAATTTGGCGCCGCCGCCGGCAAGGCTGTCGTCACCGGCAACCCGGTGCGCGCCGAAATCCTGGCGATGGCGCCGCCGGCGGCGCGCTTCGAGCACCGCACTGGCCCCTTGCGCATCCTGGTGGTGGGCGGCAGCCTGGGTGCGAAAGCGCTGAACGACAATCTGCCGGCCGCACTGGCCTTGATGCCGGAAGGCGAGCGTCCGCTGGTGACGCACCAGTCGGGCAAGAAAAATATCGACGCCTTGCGCGCCTCGTATGCGGCGGCGGGCGTGACGGCCAAGGTGGTCGACTTTATCGACGACATGGCGCAGGCGTATGCGGCGGCCGATCTGGTGATCTGCCGCGCCGGCGCCATCACCTTGTCGGAGCTGACGGCGGCGGGCGTGGCCAGCGTGCTGGTGCCATTGGTGGCGTCGACCACCAGCCACCAGCGCAATAATGCGCAATGGATGGCGCAGCAGGGCGCGGCAATTCATTTGCCGCAAACGGAAATGAATCCGGCGTCGCTGTGCGCCATGCTGGCGTCGTTAAAACGCGACAACTGCCAGCAGATGGCGCAAGCGGCACTGACGGCAGGCAAGCGCGACGCCAATGAGGCGATCGCACACGTATTGGAACAATTGGCATGA